Proteins from one Streptomyces genisteinicus genomic window:
- a CDS encoding MOSC domain-containing protein has protein sequence MGITVHELTYYPVKGCAGTSVETSRVVGTGLEHDRVFMVVDAVDGSFRSQRAMPAMAAVRPAVRDGGRELRLDADGAGELVLEVDPAGKRIPVSLFGTPVGDAVDQGEAAADWFSEVLGAPSRLVRVRDGFDRAGWGETPGRAAFADAHALLVVSLASLDGLNARIEEAGGTGVPMNRFRPNIVLDGCGAPHDEDLMRRISAGDVELAHSVRAMRCAVPMVDQATGLRAGPEPVRTLAAYRREPVYDNKVSFGLKAAVLREGVLSVGDAVEAEWYANGAPDPGRPAS, from the coding sequence ATGGGGATCACGGTTCACGAGCTGACGTACTACCCGGTGAAGGGCTGTGCCGGGACCTCGGTGGAGACGTCGCGGGTGGTGGGGACGGGGCTGGAGCACGACCGGGTGTTCATGGTCGTGGACGCCGTCGACGGGTCGTTCCGCAGTCAGCGCGCGATGCCCGCGATGGCCGCCGTCCGCCCGGCGGTCCGGGACGGCGGGCGGGAGCTCCGGCTGGACGCCGACGGGGCCGGGGAGCTGGTCCTGGAGGTGGATCCCGCAGGGAAGCGGATTCCGGTGTCGCTGTTCGGCACCCCGGTGGGCGACGCCGTCGACCAGGGCGAGGCGGCCGCCGACTGGTTCTCCGAGGTGCTCGGGGCGCCGTCCCGTCTGGTGCGGGTGCGGGACGGGTTCGACCGGGCCGGCTGGGGCGAGACGCCCGGCAGGGCCGCCTTCGCGGACGCGCACGCCCTGCTGGTCGTGTCCCTCGCCTCGCTCGACGGGCTGAACGCGCGGATCGAGGAGGCCGGCGGCACCGGTGTCCCGATGAACCGTTTCCGGCCCAACATCGTGCTGGACGGCTGCGGCGCCCCGCACGACGAGGACCTGATGCGCCGGATCAGCGCCGGGGACGTCGAACTGGCCCACTCCGTCCGGGCGATGCGCTGCGCCGTGCCGATGGTCGACCAGGCCACCGGGCTGCGCGCCGGGCCCGAGCCGGTGCGGACGCTGGCTGCCTACCGGCGGGAGCCCGTGTACGACAACAAGGTCAGCTTCGGTCTGAAGGCGGCCGTGCTCCGCGAGGGCGTGCTGTCCGTCGGGGACGCGGTGGAGGCCGAGTGGTACGCGAACGGGGCGCCCGATCCCGGGCGCCCCGCCTCCTGA
- a CDS encoding arsenate reductase family protein, with amino-acid sequence MEIWINPACSKCRSALTVLDAEGADYTVRRYLEDVPDEKEIQEVLERLGLEPWDITRTQEAAAKELGLREWARDAASRPRWIAALAAHPKLIQRPIITADDGSAVVARSEEAVRDALGRA; translated from the coding sequence ATGGAGATCTGGATCAATCCCGCCTGTTCCAAGTGCCGCAGCGCGCTCACCGTCCTCGACGCGGAGGGCGCCGACTACACCGTGCGGCGCTACCTGGAGGACGTGCCGGACGAGAAGGAGATCCAGGAGGTGCTGGAGCGCCTCGGCCTGGAGCCCTGGGACATCACCCGCACCCAGGAGGCGGCGGCGAAGGAGCTCGGCCTGAGGGAGTGGGCGCGGGACGCCGCGTCGCGGCCCCGCTGGATCGCCGCGCTGGCCGCGCACCCGAAGCTGATCCAGCGGCCGATCATCACCGCCGACGACGGCTCCGCGGTGGTCGCCCGCTCGGAGGAGGCGGTGCGCGACGCCCTCGGGCGCGCCTGA
- a CDS encoding carboxymuconolactone decarboxylase family protein: protein MTTNEAAVTSNDATSSPLTAGAATPSAAAPAAARLDLARTAPKVFRAVIGLDSAARAGLDPALVELVQIRASQLNHCAYCLHMHTTDARKAGESDERMHMVGVWREARHFFTEKEQAALALTEAVTLVADAGVPDEVYRRASAHFDDGELAQLLALVLTINTWNRIALATGKVAGTDER from the coding sequence ATGACGACGAACGAAGCAGCCGTGACCAGCAACGACGCCACCAGCTCCCCCCTCACCGCCGGCGCCGCCACGCCCTCCGCCGCAGCCCCGGCGGCCGCCAGGCTCGACCTTGCCAGGACCGCGCCGAAGGTCTTCCGGGCCGTCATCGGCCTCGACAGCGCCGCCCGCGCGGGCCTCGACCCGGCCCTGGTGGAGCTGGTCCAGATCCGCGCCTCCCAGCTCAACCACTGCGCGTACTGCCTCCACATGCACACCACCGACGCGCGGAAGGCGGGGGAGTCCGACGAGCGGATGCACATGGTGGGCGTCTGGCGCGAGGCCCGGCACTTCTTCACCGAGAAGGAACAGGCCGCCCTCGCCCTCACCGAGGCGGTGACCCTGGTCGCCGACGCCGGCGTCCCGGACGAGGTCTACCGCCGGGCCTCCGCCCACTTCGACGACGGCGAACTGGCCCAGCTGCTGGCCCTGGTGCTCACCATCAACACCTGGAACCGCATCGCCCTCGCCACCGGCAAGGTCGCCGGCACGGACGAACGCTGA
- a CDS encoding PLP-dependent aminotransferase family protein: protein MQESWVDFAERLGADLHLELAGTGGRRAALMRALREAIESGRLAPGTRLPPYRSLAADLSVARNTVADAYAELVAEGRLTARQGSGTRVAERVAPLPSRTRTPAPAPPRRPVHDLVQGRPDPSAFPRSAWLASARRALAAAPHDAFGPGDPQGRPELRQALAGYLARVRGVRTSPERIVVCSGTAHALRLLSAVLGGPWAVEAYGLPFHRGLLADAGVRTVPLDVDGEGADTSGLGGERAALLTPAHQFPTGGPLLPERRTAAVAWAGATDGVVVEDDYDGEFRYDRRPVGAVQGLAPEHVVYTGSVSKSLSPGLRIGWMALPARLVPAVVAAKGEREPYAGAVEQLTLADFLACGAYDRHVRRMRQRHRRRRDLLVSLLAERAPQVRVSGIAAGLHAVLDLPEGGERSVVKAAAWQGLAVEGLSDYRHPRWRGPVREGLVVGYATPPEHLYAGALDLLCRALPPAE, encoded by the coding sequence ATGCAGGAATCATGGGTCGATTTCGCGGAGCGGCTCGGTGCCGATCTGCACCTGGAGCTGGCCGGGACGGGCGGTCGGCGGGCGGCCCTGATGCGGGCGCTGCGTGAGGCGATCGAGAGCGGGCGGCTCGCGCCGGGCACCCGTCTGCCGCCGTACCGGTCCCTCGCCGCCGACCTCTCGGTGGCGCGCAACACGGTCGCCGACGCCTACGCGGAGCTGGTCGCCGAAGGGCGGCTGACCGCCCGCCAGGGATCGGGGACCCGGGTCGCCGAACGGGTCGCGCCGCTGCCGTCCCGTACCCGGACGCCGGCGCCCGCACCGCCCCGGCGTCCGGTCCACGACCTGGTGCAGGGGCGGCCCGATCCGTCCGCCTTCCCGAGGAGCGCGTGGCTGGCGTCGGCGCGCCGGGCGCTCGCCGCGGCGCCGCACGACGCCTTCGGGCCCGGCGACCCGCAGGGCCGCCCGGAACTGCGGCAGGCGCTGGCGGGGTACCTGGCCCGGGTCCGCGGGGTCCGGACGTCACCGGAGCGCATCGTGGTCTGCTCGGGCACCGCCCACGCGCTGCGGCTGCTCTCCGCCGTGCTGGGCGGACCCTGGGCGGTCGAGGCGTACGGACTCCCCTTCCACCGGGGGCTCCTGGCGGACGCCGGGGTGCGCACGGTGCCGCTGGACGTCGACGGCGAGGGCGCGGACACCTCCGGCCTGGGCGGCGAGCGGGCCGCGCTGCTCACCCCCGCCCACCAGTTCCCCACGGGCGGCCCGCTGCTCCCGGAGCGCCGGACGGCCGCGGTGGCGTGGGCCGGGGCCACGGACGGTGTGGTGGTGGAGGACGACTACGACGGGGAGTTCCGCTACGACCGCCGGCCGGTGGGCGCGGTGCAGGGGCTGGCCCCCGAACACGTGGTGTACACGGGCTCGGTGAGCAAGAGCCTGTCGCCGGGACTGCGCATCGGCTGGATGGCGCTGCCCGCGCGGCTGGTGCCCGCGGTGGTGGCGGCGAAGGGCGAACGGGAGCCGTACGCGGGTGCCGTGGAGCAGCTGACCCTCGCGGACTTCCTGGCCTGCGGGGCGTACGACCGGCATGTCCGCCGGATGCGGCAGCGGCACCGTCGCCGGCGGGACCTCCTGGTGTCGCTGCTGGCCGAACGCGCGCCGCAGGTACGGGTGTCGGGCATCGCGGCCGGCCTGCACGCCGTGCTGGACCTGCCGGAGGGCGGCGAACGGTCGGTGGTGAAGGCGGCGGCGTGGCAGGGCCTCGCGGTGGAGGGGCTCTCGGACTACCGGCACCCGCGGTGGCGGGGCCCGGTCCGGGAGGGGCTGGTCGTCGGATACGCGACGCCCCCGGAGCATCTGTACGCGGGAGCGCTGGACCTGCTGTGCCGGGCGCTGCCGCCGGCGGAGTGA
- a CDS encoding Gfo/Idh/MocA family protein — protein MTRHLRIGLVGAGPWAAMTHAPALAGHPDVAFGGVWGRRSEAAAELADAHGTTAYTGEDGLGELFAASDAVAFCVPPDVQAELAVRAAAAGCHLLLDKPVATTVDDARAAARAAEEAGVASVVFCTLRFAAPTAEWVEAQAGVGGWFTAHAQWLGSLYAPGSDSPFAASPWRREKGGLWDVGPHALSALLPVLGDVTAVTAARGPEDTTHLVLRHATGASSTLTLGLGAPAKAAGVELVLRGEHGSAVLPDGWGDPVVAFRRAVDELAAAARTGRPHPCDVRFGLRITEILAEAERRLRS, from the coding sequence ATGACCAGACACCTGCGTATCGGCCTCGTCGGGGCCGGACCCTGGGCCGCCATGACCCACGCGCCCGCGCTCGCCGGACACCCGGACGTCGCCTTCGGCGGAGTGTGGGGCCGGCGTTCCGAGGCGGCGGCCGAACTCGCCGACGCCCACGGCACCACCGCCTACACCGGCGAGGACGGGCTCGGCGAACTCTTCGCCGCCAGCGACGCCGTCGCCTTCTGCGTCCCGCCCGACGTCCAGGCGGAACTCGCCGTCCGGGCCGCGGCGGCGGGGTGCCACCTCCTGCTCGACAAGCCGGTGGCCACCACCGTCGACGACGCCCGCGCCGCGGCCCGTGCCGCCGAGGAGGCCGGTGTCGCCTCGGTCGTCTTCTGCACCCTGCGGTTCGCGGCGCCGACCGCGGAGTGGGTCGAGGCGCAGGCCGGGGTCGGCGGCTGGTTCACGGCCCACGCGCAGTGGCTCGGTTCGCTGTACGCGCCGGGCTCGGACAGCCCCTTCGCGGCCTCCCCGTGGCGGCGCGAGAAGGGCGGCCTGTGGGACGTCGGCCCGCACGCGCTCTCCGCGCTGCTGCCGGTGCTCGGCGACGTGACGGCGGTGACGGCCGCCCGCGGGCCCGAGGACACCACGCATCTGGTCCTGCGGCACGCCACGGGCGCGTCGAGCACCCTGACCCTCGGGCTCGGCGCGCCCGCGAAGGCGGCGGGGGTGGAACTGGTGCTGCGAGGGGAACACGGCAGCGCGGTCCTGCCGGACGGCTGGGGCGACCCGGTCGTCGCCTTCCGCCGGGCCGTGGACGAACTGGCCGCCGCCGCACGCACCGGACGGCCGCATCCGTGCGACGTGCGGTTCGGGCTGCGCATCACGGAGATCCTCGCGGAGGCCGAGCGGCGGCTGCGTTCCTGA
- the glnII gene encoding glutamine synthetase: protein MSIKAEYIWIDGTEPTAKLRSKTKILAAGTSTALADLPVWGFDGSSTNQAEGHASDRVLKPVFVCPDPIRGGDNVLVLNEVLDIDMTPHSSNTRAALVEVEAKFGSQEPIFGIEQEYTFFDGERPLGFPQGGFPAPQGGYYCGVGVDEIHGRDVVEAHLENCLKAGLGISGINAEVMPGQWEFQVGPLAPLEVADQLWVARWLLYRTAEDFGVSATLDPKPVKGDWNGAGAHTNFSTKAMREGYDAIITACESLGEGSKPLDHVKNYGAGIDDRLTGLHETAPWNEYSYGVSDRGASVRIPWQVEKDGKGYIEDRRPNANVDPYLVTRLIVDTCCTALEKAGQV from the coding sequence GTGAGCATCAAGGCTGAGTACATCTGGATCGACGGCACCGAGCCGACCGCCAAGCTTCGCTCCAAGACGAAGATCCTCGCGGCCGGCACCTCCACGGCCCTCGCCGACCTGCCCGTCTGGGGCTTCGACGGGTCCAGCACCAACCAGGCCGAGGGCCACGCGTCGGACCGCGTGCTCAAGCCGGTCTTCGTCTGCCCGGACCCGATCCGCGGCGGCGACAACGTCCTCGTGCTCAACGAGGTCCTCGACATCGACATGACCCCGCACTCCTCCAACACGCGGGCCGCGCTGGTCGAGGTCGAGGCGAAGTTCGGTTCGCAGGAGCCGATCTTCGGCATCGAGCAGGAGTACACCTTCTTCGACGGCGAGCGCCCCCTCGGCTTCCCGCAGGGCGGCTTCCCCGCCCCCCAGGGCGGCTACTACTGCGGCGTCGGCGTCGACGAGATCCACGGCCGCGACGTCGTCGAGGCGCACCTGGAGAACTGCCTGAAGGCGGGGCTCGGCATCTCCGGCATCAACGCCGAGGTCATGCCCGGTCAGTGGGAGTTCCAGGTCGGCCCGCTGGCTCCGCTGGAGGTCGCCGACCAGCTGTGGGTCGCCCGCTGGCTGCTCTACCGCACCGCCGAGGACTTCGGCGTCTCCGCCACCCTGGACCCGAAGCCGGTCAAGGGCGACTGGAACGGCGCGGGCGCGCACACCAACTTCTCCACCAAGGCGATGCGCGAGGGCTACGACGCGATCATCACCGCCTGCGAGTCCCTCGGCGAGGGCTCCAAGCCGCTGGACCACGTCAAGAACTACGGCGCCGGCATCGACGACCGTCTGACCGGCCTCCACGAGACCGCCCCGTGGAACGAGTACAGCTACGGCGTCTCCGACCGCGGCGCCTCGGTGCGCATCCCGTGGCAGGTCGAGAAGGACGGCAAGGGCTACATCGAGGACCGCCGTCCCAACGCCAACGTCGACCCGTACCTGGTGACCCGTCTGATCGTGGACACGTGCTGCACGGCCCTGGAGAAGGCCGGCCAGGTCTGA
- a CDS encoding winged helix-turn-helix domain-containing protein produces MVNTRTFSAVSAARSAGAPATAVPPLSGRHRLRAVDPDEVVDVTEFLPPGATLLPAPPHALPSLPGRPPMVGYLVLVPADQQALLGAVPGQQQPAGDGPVLIDSVQRTARVDGRVLDLTYLEFELLSHLVAHPNRVHTRDQLVTTVWGYGHVGDGRTVDVHVARLRRKLGAEHRRTIQTVRRVGYKYTP; encoded by the coding sequence ATGGTGAACACCCGTACCTTCTCGGCCGTTTCCGCCGCCCGTTCCGCCGGCGCCCCCGCCACGGCCGTGCCGCCCCTCTCCGGCAGGCACCGGCTCCGTGCCGTCGATCCCGACGAGGTCGTGGACGTCACGGAGTTCCTGCCCCCGGGCGCCACCCTGCTGCCCGCTCCCCCGCACGCCCTGCCCTCGCTGCCCGGACGCCCGCCGATGGTCGGCTACCTGGTCCTGGTGCCCGCCGACCAGCAGGCGCTCCTCGGCGCCGTCCCCGGGCAGCAGCAGCCGGCCGGCGACGGGCCCGTGCTGATCGACTCCGTCCAGCGCACCGCCCGGGTCGACGGGCGGGTGCTGGACCTCACGTACCTGGAGTTCGAACTGCTCTCGCACCTGGTCGCCCACCCGAACCGGGTCCACACCCGGGACCAGTTGGTGACCACGGTGTGGGGCTACGGGCACGTGGGCGACGGCCGGACCGTGGACGTCCACGTGGCCCGGCTGCGGCGCAAGCTGGGCGCCGAGCACCGCCGCACGATCCAGACCGTGCGGCGGGTCGGCTACAAGTACACGCCGTGA
- a CDS encoding PepSY-associated TM helix domain-containing protein gives MSIDAHSKGTTPADDGIPAAATAPEPAPPAGAPTPAPTTRGSLRPLLLRLHFYAGLLVAPLLLVAAVSGLLYALSFQAEKLVYRDELRTSVGERVLPLSEQVAAARQANPEGTVTAVWPSHEDGATTRVLMTSPKVDEGLSLAVFVDPYTAQVRGELASYGSSGALPLRTWLSRLHVDLHLGETGRHYSELAASWLWVVALGGLLLWLGRRRRARRDLVLPDRTATGRRRTLSRHGVVGLWAVTGLVLISATGLTWSRYAGENIGVLQDRLGGASPSVSAALSPGGEESGGHEGHGDGDHSGHGSAHDGADIGIDNAVAAARGHGVDGKIAVTMPAEGTGYVVKETDNQYPVHLDAVAVDPADGRVIDELRFADYPLLAKATRLGIDIHMGVLFGLVNQLALAALMVALILLVVWGYRMWWLRRPTKDVRMSFGRPVPRGAWRRLPVTALLPVAAAAVVAGWFVPLLGISLLVFLAFDLALGALAKARKAPSADAPSGTDAPDGADTPSGIDIPDGTDAPAGADAR, from the coding sequence ATGTCCATCGACGCCCACAGCAAGGGCACCACCCCCGCGGACGACGGGATACCCGCCGCCGCGACCGCTCCCGAGCCGGCCCCGCCCGCCGGCGCCCCCACCCCCGCTCCCACCACGCGGGGCAGCCTCCGCCCCCTCCTGCTGCGGCTCCACTTCTACGCGGGGCTGCTCGTCGCCCCGCTGCTCCTGGTGGCCGCCGTCAGCGGTCTGCTCTACGCGCTCTCCTTCCAGGCGGAGAAGCTGGTCTACCGCGACGAGCTCCGCACCTCCGTCGGGGAGCGGGTCCTCCCGCTCTCCGAGCAGGTCGCCGCGGCACGCCAGGCCAACCCGGAGGGCACGGTCACCGCGGTCTGGCCCTCGCACGAGGACGGCGCGACGACGCGGGTGCTCATGACCTCCCCGAAGGTCGACGAGGGGCTTTCGCTCGCGGTCTTCGTCGACCCGTACACGGCACAGGTGCGCGGAGAGCTCGCCTCGTACGGAAGCTCCGGCGCGCTGCCGCTGCGCACCTGGCTGTCCCGGCTCCATGTGGACCTGCACCTGGGCGAGACGGGCCGCCACTACAGCGAACTGGCCGCCAGCTGGCTGTGGGTGGTCGCCCTCGGCGGGCTGCTGCTCTGGCTGGGCCGCCGGCGCCGCGCGCGGCGCGACCTCGTGCTGCCCGACCGGACCGCCACCGGACGCCGCCGCACCCTGTCCCGGCACGGGGTGGTCGGACTGTGGGCGGTGACCGGTCTGGTGCTGATCTCCGCCACCGGCCTCACCTGGTCGCGGTACGCCGGCGAGAACATCGGCGTCCTCCAGGACCGTCTCGGCGGGGCGAGCCCGTCCGTGTCGGCGGCGCTCTCACCGGGCGGCGAGGAGTCCGGCGGGCACGAGGGCCACGGCGACGGCGACCACTCCGGCCACGGGTCGGCGCACGACGGTGCCGACATCGGCATCGACAACGCGGTGGCCGCCGCCCGGGGCCACGGCGTCGACGGGAAGATCGCGGTGACCATGCCCGCGGAGGGCACCGGCTACGTGGTCAAGGAGACCGACAACCAGTACCCGGTCCACCTCGACGCGGTCGCCGTCGATCCCGCCGACGGCCGCGTCATCGACGAACTCCGCTTCGCGGACTACCCGCTGCTCGCCAAGGCGACCCGCCTCGGCATCGACATCCACATGGGCGTCCTGTTCGGGCTGGTGAACCAGCTGGCGCTGGCCGCCCTCATGGTGGCGCTGATCCTGCTCGTGGTGTGGGGCTACCGGATGTGGTGGCTGCGCAGGCCGACGAAGGACGTGCGCATGTCCTTCGGCCGCCCGGTGCCGCGCGGGGCGTGGCGCCGGCTGCCCGTGACCGCGCTGCTGCCGGTGGCGGCCGCGGCGGTCGTGGCCGGCTGGTTCGTGCCCCTGCTGGGCATCAGCCTGCTGGTGTTCCTCGCCTTCGACCTGGCGCTCGGCGCACTGGCGAAGGCCAGGAAGGCACCCTCGGCGGACGCCCCCTCCGGGACGGACGCCCCGGACGGAGCCGATACCCCGTCCGGAATCGACATCCCGGACGGGACCGACGCTCCTGCCGGGGCCGACGCCCGCTAG
- a CDS encoding sensor histidine kinase yields MITRLRASLVAGGRGLVLALTALIGSVVLFTLTLVSVGLIPVGIGIFTTPPLLSLVRAHANRRRLLAAQWSDVRIPSAYRPAGAARGGLAGQVERCVGMLKDPATRRDVQWLFTDITAGAAVAVLAPALWLEGLFGLLLAAGLWKPVVEAGGTYWYTFLPVSGAGTAGLAAGLGTCWMVLATFVNPVLLRSHFRIAAASLTPGREELEQRIDRLTATRHDAVDTSAAELRRIERDLHDGAQARLVAMGMNLSTIEALVEKDPAQAKELIAAARASSAEALTELRDLVRGIHPPVLAERGLGDAVRALALRLPVPCEVDVEMTGRVEAPVESAAYFAVSEALTNAVKHGGGDRIWVDIAHRDDSLRVAVTDNGRGGASVGAGSGLSGVERRLGTFDGVLAVSSPAGGPTMVTMEIPCASS; encoded by the coding sequence ATGATCACGAGGTTGCGGGCCTCACTGGTGGCCGGCGGGCGGGGGCTCGTGCTGGCTCTGACGGCGCTGATCGGCTCGGTCGTCCTCTTCACGCTGACGCTGGTGTCCGTCGGTCTGATCCCCGTCGGGATCGGGATCTTCACCACTCCCCCGCTGCTGTCGCTGGTCCGTGCCCACGCGAACCGCCGCCGACTGCTCGCCGCGCAGTGGTCGGACGTCCGCATCCCGAGCGCCTACCGCCCCGCCGGAGCGGCACGCGGCGGACTCGCGGGACAGGTCGAACGGTGCGTGGGGATGCTGAAGGACCCGGCCACCCGCCGGGACGTGCAGTGGCTCTTCACCGACATCACGGCGGGCGCGGCCGTCGCGGTCCTGGCACCCGCGCTGTGGCTGGAGGGCCTGTTCGGGCTGCTGCTGGCCGCGGGCCTGTGGAAGCCTGTCGTCGAGGCGGGCGGAACGTACTGGTACACCTTCCTGCCGGTGAGCGGCGCCGGGACGGCGGGTCTGGCGGCCGGGCTCGGGACGTGCTGGATGGTCCTCGCGACCTTCGTGAACCCCGTGCTGCTGCGGAGCCACTTCAGGATCGCCGCGGCCTCGCTCACCCCGGGCCGGGAGGAACTGGAGCAGCGCATCGACCGGCTGACCGCCACCCGGCACGACGCGGTGGACACCTCGGCTGCCGAACTGCGCCGCATCGAGCGGGACCTGCACGACGGGGCGCAGGCGCGGCTGGTCGCCATGGGGATGAACCTGAGCACCATCGAGGCGCTGGTCGAGAAGGACCCGGCGCAGGCCAAGGAGCTGATCGCCGCGGCCCGTGCGTCGTCCGCCGAGGCGCTGACCGAGCTGCGGGACCTGGTGCGCGGCATCCACCCGCCGGTACTGGCGGAGCGGGGTCTCGGGGACGCCGTGCGGGCGCTGGCACTGCGGCTGCCGGTGCCCTGCGAGGTGGACGTGGAGATGACGGGCCGGGTGGAGGCCCCGGTGGAGTCGGCGGCGTACTTCGCGGTGAGCGAGGCGCTGACGAACGCGGTCAAGCACGGCGGGGGCGACCGGATCTGGGTCGACATCGCGCACCGGGACGATTCGCTGAGGGTCGCCGTCACCGACAACGGCAGGGGCGGGGCGTCGGTCGGGGCCGGCTCGGGCCTGAGCGGAGTCGAACGCAGACTCGGTACATTCGACGGCGTCCTGGCCGTCAGCAGCCCCGCGGGCGGTCCCACCATGGTCACCATGGAGATCCCTTGCGCGTCGTCCTAG
- a CDS encoding response regulator transcription factor, with the protein MRVVLAEDLFLLRDGLVRMLEAFGCEVLAAVESGPELSKALAELEPDVAVVDVRLPPSHTDEGLQCALAARRARPGLPVLVLSQHVEQLYARELLADGNGGVGYLLKDRVFDAEQFVDAVRRVAGGGTAMDPQVISQLLSRRSLDRPIGTLTPRELEVMELMAQGRSNTAIATQLVVTERAIAKHTSNIFAKLGLPVSDDDNRRVLAVLAYLDRG; encoded by the coding sequence TTGCGCGTCGTCCTAGCCGAAGACCTGTTCCTGCTGCGCGACGGCCTGGTGCGGATGCTGGAGGCGTTCGGCTGCGAGGTCCTGGCGGCCGTGGAGAGCGGTCCGGAGCTGTCGAAGGCGCTCGCGGAACTGGAGCCGGACGTCGCGGTCGTCGACGTCCGGCTCCCTCCGTCGCACACCGACGAGGGTCTGCAGTGCGCGCTCGCCGCGCGGCGGGCGCGGCCCGGACTGCCGGTCCTGGTGCTCTCCCAGCACGTGGAGCAGCTCTACGCACGCGAGTTGCTGGCGGACGGCAACGGCGGTGTCGGCTATCTGCTGAAGGACCGGGTGTTCGACGCGGAGCAGTTCGTCGACGCCGTGCGCCGGGTGGCGGGCGGCGGCACCGCGATGGATCCGCAGGTGATCTCCCAGCTGCTGTCCCGCCGCTCCCTGGACCGGCCGATCGGGACGCTGACACCCCGTGAGCTGGAGGTCATGGAACTGATGGCCCAGGGCCGTTCGAACACCGCGATCGCGACGCAGCTGGTGGTGACGGAGCGGGCGATCGCCAAGCACACGTCGAACATCTTCGCCAAGCTCGGGCTGCCGGTGTCGGACGACGACAACCGCCGGGTGCTCGCGGTACTGGCCTACCTCGACCGGGGGTAG